Proteins encoded within one genomic window of Streptomyces sp. NBC_00523:
- a CDS encoding polysaccharide lyase 8 family protein codes for MQLSRRTLLAASGAAASVVLTTGPARAARTGATEEAPVNDFDVLLERAASLLTGGAFDASDPDFAAGIAALNTTAGALWDTLDRSAGRTALWSDLSPLTDPGNFGQSYTRLRTLAVAWSTPGTALSGSAETADALLGALRFAYDTAYHPSAPEAGNWWFWEIGAPRALMDCCVLLRERLPAADLADYLSVVDRFCPDADRRTNSPTLPETGANRTDKAVIVALRGLLGKDADKVASARDALSDVRDSGRNSLFRYTTSGDGFYEDGSFVQHSEVAYTGSYGTVLLGGAAWLLSLLAGSAWAVADPKVSVMYEAVERSFVPVIFDGLMMDAVRGRAISRERAGDHRDGAAAVAAILLLATGAPDDLADRWRSLVKGWFSRNRTTPFTALATLPQLALAKAMLADREIRPAARTTGSFVFADMDRVVHRRPGWACTLSLSSKRISAYEAGNGENLHGWYTGDGMTYLYDGDDLGQYNDGFWPTVDPYRLPGTTVDTRPRDDLGTGAGTSTYRPPNAVAGGAVLDGRYSAAAMDLTGAPGSSLRARKAWFLLDNTVVALGAGITSGDGHPVETVIENRNLGADGRNRLLVDGIPVRNGASGQARWAHIEGVGGYVLPGGAALRTLREERTGTWRAIDTGADTGGSTDPVTRRYLTLWLDHGPSPTDAGYAYVLLPGASAAATAVWSASRPVRVLANDATAQAVEDRRTGLTAVHFWAAGTVAGITASGPATVLVRRRGGRVSVAVADPGRTGTSVTVGLPFAVRQASEADDTVELTPGRRPLLTVAVGGSRGHTHRAELVQ; via the coding sequence ATGCAGCTGAGCAGAAGGACCCTTCTCGCCGCGAGCGGTGCCGCGGCGTCGGTGGTCCTGACGACGGGTCCGGCCCGGGCGGCGCGGACCGGAGCGACCGAGGAGGCGCCGGTCAACGACTTCGACGTTCTCCTGGAGCGGGCCGCCTCCCTGCTCACCGGCGGCGCGTTCGACGCCTCGGACCCCGACTTCGCGGCCGGAATCGCGGCCCTGAACACCACGGCGGGCGCCCTCTGGGACACCCTGGACCGGAGCGCCGGGCGGACCGCGCTGTGGTCCGACCTCTCGCCGCTCACCGACCCGGGCAACTTCGGCCAGAGCTACACGCGGCTGCGCACGCTCGCCGTCGCGTGGTCCACCCCCGGCACCGCGCTCTCCGGAAGCGCGGAGACGGCCGACGCGCTGCTCGGGGCGCTGCGGTTCGCATACGACACGGCGTACCACCCCTCCGCGCCCGAGGCCGGCAACTGGTGGTTCTGGGAGATCGGGGCGCCGCGCGCCCTGATGGACTGCTGTGTCCTGCTGCGCGAGCGGCTGCCTGCCGCCGATCTCGCGGACTATCTGTCCGTCGTGGACCGGTTCTGCCCGGACGCGGACCGCCGCACCAACTCCCCCACGCTGCCCGAGACCGGTGCCAACCGCACCGACAAGGCGGTGATCGTGGCGCTGCGCGGGCTGCTCGGCAAGGACGCCGACAAGGTGGCGTCGGCCCGCGACGCGCTCTCCGACGTACGCGACTCCGGCCGCAACAGCCTCTTTCGCTATACGACTTCGGGTGACGGCTTCTACGAGGACGGCTCGTTCGTCCAGCACTCCGAGGTGGCCTACACCGGCTCCTACGGCACCGTGCTGCTCGGCGGCGCGGCCTGGCTGCTTTCACTTCTGGCGGGCTCCGCCTGGGCGGTGGCCGACCCGAAGGTGTCGGTGATGTACGAGGCCGTGGAGCGCAGCTTCGTCCCGGTGATCTTCGACGGGCTGATGATGGACGCGGTGCGCGGCCGCGCCATCTCGCGGGAGCGGGCGGGCGACCACCGGGACGGGGCGGCGGCCGTCGCCGCGATCCTGCTCCTGGCGACGGGCGCCCCCGACGACCTGGCGGACCGCTGGCGCTCGCTGGTCAAGGGCTGGTTCAGCCGCAACCGCACCACCCCGTTCACCGCCCTGGCCACTCTGCCCCAACTGGCCCTGGCCAAGGCGATGCTGGCCGACCGCGAGATCCGGCCCGCAGCCCGCACCACGGGCAGTTTCGTCTTCGCGGACATGGACCGCGTCGTCCACCGCCGCCCCGGCTGGGCCTGCACCCTGTCGCTGTCCTCGAAGCGCATTTCCGCGTACGAGGCGGGCAACGGCGAGAACCTGCACGGCTGGTACACCGGCGACGGCATGACGTACCTCTACGACGGCGACGACCTCGGGCAGTACAACGACGGGTTCTGGCCGACCGTCGATCCGTACCGCCTGCCGGGCACCACGGTGGACACCCGCCCGCGCGACGACCTCGGCACCGGCGCGGGCACCTCCACCTACCGGCCGCCGAACGCGGTGGCGGGCGGCGCCGTGCTGGACGGCCGGTACAGCGCTGCGGCGATGGACCTGACCGGCGCCCCGGGCAGCAGCCTGCGGGCCCGGAAGGCGTGGTTCCTGCTCGACAACACGGTCGTGGCGCTCGGCGCGGGGATCACCTCGGGCGACGGCCATCCGGTCGAGACGGTGATCGAGAACCGCAACCTGGGCGCGGACGGCCGCAACCGACTGCTCGTGGACGGGATCCCTGTCCGTAACGGCGCCTCCGGCCAAGCTCGTTGGGCGCACATCGAGGGGGTCGGCGGCTATGTGCTGCCCGGCGGGGCCGCCCTGCGCACCCTGCGCGAGGAGCGCACCGGCACCTGGCGGGCCATCGACACGGGCGCGGACACCGGCGGCAGCACCGACCCCGTCACCCGCCGCTACCTCACCCTCTGGCTCGACCACGGCCCCTCCCCCACCGACGCCGGGTACGCCTATGTGCTGCTGCCCGGTGCCTCGGCGGCGGCGACCGCCGTCTGGTCGGCGTCCCGGCCGGTGCGCGTCCTCGCCAACGACGCCACCGCGCAGGCGGTCGAGGACCGCAGGACCGGTCTGACCGCTGTGCACTTCTGGGCCGCCGGTACGGTCGCGGGCATCACCGCGTCCGGTCCCGCGACGGTCCTGGTGCGGCGGCGCGGCGGCCGGGTCTCCGTGGCGGTCGCCGACCCGGGCCGGACGGGGACCTCGGTCACGGTCGGCCTGCCGTTCGCCGTCCGCCAGGCGTCCGAGGCCGACGACACCGTCGAACTCACTCCGGGCCGC
- a CDS encoding M60 family metallopeptidase gives MRKHTPSAAPAASPATESVTDSASSVGRRAVLGAAAGAGAAAVLGLTATAAQARPATGRPSGRPVSVTVTGRPAAEAERLRLAQALRGSEFQPTGLHAPAGTPLSLTVQPHDGLVPTLWIGAWDYYGEITEPRSYPLASGANTVTDPHGGPVYLTLTGNGERAGVLFRSGAVRMPVFTLGRTDEADYQRQLDTLTDSPWVELHAPHTIMTLTREGALLYRDEDHAALLRLVETIVDSHARISGLDGSKPVHRRKAGPYHFTEVSKVPTGVGAYATHGYNGFPRAYLDRATTVEGLRTRGWGLYHELGHLHQQMAYKPGGLTEVTVNIYSLAAQRTLKQPSNLLTVDPATGQTVFQSSRDKFGTPGLTYEKSFGAYEKLVPLRQLELAFGEDFWPRLHKLVREENPQSDYTEDAKRYRALATYSSRIAGYDLTDFFVNTWAFPIDATGRAELAALHLPQPPVDPSTLSD, from the coding sequence ATGCGTAAGCACACCCCCTCCGCCGCCCCGGCCGCCTCCCCCGCCACCGAGTCCGTCACCGATTCGGCCTCCTCCGTGGGCCGCCGCGCCGTCCTCGGCGCGGCGGCGGGCGCGGGGGCCGCGGCGGTCCTCGGCCTCACCGCCACCGCGGCCCAGGCCCGGCCCGCGACCGGCCGCCCCTCCGGCCGCCCCGTCTCCGTGACCGTCACCGGCCGCCCCGCCGCCGAGGCCGAACGGCTGCGGCTCGCCCAGGCGTTGCGCGGTTCGGAGTTCCAGCCGACCGGCCTGCACGCGCCCGCCGGCACCCCGCTCTCGCTGACCGTCCAACCGCACGACGGCCTCGTGCCCACGCTGTGGATCGGCGCCTGGGACTACTACGGAGAGATCACCGAACCCCGCAGCTACCCGCTGGCCTCCGGCGCCAACACGGTGACCGACCCGCACGGCGGTCCGGTCTACCTGACGCTCACCGGCAACGGCGAGCGGGCGGGCGTGCTCTTCCGGTCCGGGGCGGTCCGGATGCCCGTCTTCACACTGGGCCGGACCGACGAGGCGGACTACCAGCGCCAACTGGACACGCTGACCGATTCGCCCTGGGTGGAGCTGCACGCCCCGCACACCATCATGACGCTGACCCGCGAGGGCGCTCTCCTGTACCGCGACGAGGACCACGCGGCGCTGCTCCGGCTGGTCGAGACCATCGTCGACTCGCATGCCCGGATCAGCGGCCTCGACGGCTCGAAGCCGGTGCACCGGCGCAAGGCGGGGCCGTACCACTTCACCGAGGTCAGCAAGGTGCCCACCGGCGTCGGCGCCTACGCCACGCACGGCTACAACGGCTTCCCGCGCGCCTACCTGGACCGGGCCACCACCGTCGAGGGCCTGCGCACCCGGGGCTGGGGGCTGTACCACGAGCTCGGTCACCTCCATCAGCAGATGGCGTACAAGCCGGGCGGCCTCACCGAGGTCACGGTGAACATCTATTCGCTGGCCGCGCAGCGCACCCTGAAGCAGCCGTCGAACCTGCTCACGGTCGACCCGGCGACCGGTCAGACCGTGTTCCAGAGCTCGCGGGACAAGTTCGGGACGCCCGGTCTCACGTACGAGAAGTCCTTCGGGGCGTACGAGAAGCTGGTGCCGCTGCGCCAGCTGGAACTGGCCTTCGGCGAGGACTTCTGGCCGCGCCTGCACAAGCTGGTGCGCGAGGAGAACCCGCAGTCCGACTACACCGAGGACGCCAAGCGCTACCGGGCCCTGGCCACCTACTCCAGCCGGATCGCGGGCTACGACCTCACGGACTTCTTCGTGAACACCTGGGCGTTCCCCATCGACGCCACGGGCCGCGCCGAGCTCGCCGCGCTGCATCTGCCGCAGCCGCCCGTCGACCCGAGCACGCTCTCCGACTGA
- a CDS encoding LacI family DNA-binding transcriptional regulator: MRRQSTAGDGQRRATVTDVARRAGVSTATVSRVLNRNYPVAEATRERVESAMRELGYVVNAHARALAGVSNRTVGIIVNEVIDPFYAYIARGVEREAALGGRLCLVCCTQGDPQRELAFIDLMHERRADAVVVVGGSIADRGYTSELARRARELDAGGSKLVLCGRPPLGESAPTAAVEYDNEGGAFAITDHLLMQGHERILYLGGPPKLSTTRDRLAGHRRALELRGVPVDPELAQPGAFSRGFGYRRMAELLRDGPEFTAVFAANDMVAAGAAQALEEAGLRVPKDVSLVGYDDIPVAQELRPRLTTVHVPLEEMGRQAVRLAVSGGDEDDWREPTTGALRLGTHIVVRDSVAPRTGRPFRK, from the coding sequence ATGCGCCGGCAGAGCACGGCCGGGGACGGACAGCGGCGGGCGACGGTCACCGATGTCGCCCGGCGCGCGGGCGTCTCGACGGCCACCGTCTCACGCGTCCTGAACCGCAACTACCCCGTCGCCGAGGCGACCCGGGAGCGCGTCGAGTCCGCCATGCGCGAGCTCGGCTACGTGGTCAACGCGCACGCCCGCGCCCTGGCCGGCGTCTCCAACCGCACCGTCGGCATCATCGTCAACGAGGTCATCGACCCCTTCTACGCGTACATCGCGCGCGGGGTCGAACGGGAGGCGGCGCTCGGCGGACGGCTCTGCCTGGTCTGCTGCACCCAGGGCGACCCGCAGCGCGAGCTGGCCTTCATCGACCTGATGCACGAGCGCCGGGCGGACGCGGTCGTGGTCGTCGGCGGCTCCATCGCGGACCGGGGCTACACCTCGGAGCTGGCCCGCCGGGCGCGCGAGCTGGACGCGGGCGGCTCGAAGCTGGTCCTGTGCGGCCGGCCCCCGCTCGGCGAGTCCGCGCCGACCGCCGCCGTGGAGTACGACAACGAGGGCGGCGCCTTCGCGATCACCGACCACCTGCTGATGCAGGGTCACGAGCGCATCCTCTACCTGGGCGGTCCGCCCAAACTCTCCACCACCCGCGACCGGCTCGCCGGGCACCGCCGCGCCCTGGAGCTGCGGGGCGTGCCGGTCGATCCCGAGCTGGCCCAGCCGGGCGCCTTCAGCCGTGGCTTCGGGTACCGGAGGATGGCGGAACTCCTGCGGGACGGACCGGAGTTCACCGCCGTGTTCGCGGCCAACGACATGGTGGCGGCCGGTGCCGCGCAGGCCCTGGAGGAGGCGGGCCTGCGAGTGCCCAAGGACGTCTCGCTGGTCGGGTACGACGACATCCCGGTCGCCCAGGAGCTGCGGCCCCGGCTGACCACCGTCCATGTGCCACTGGAGGAGATGGGCCGTCAGGCGGTGCGGCTCGCCGTGTCCGGCGGGGACGAGGACGACTGGCGGGAGCCGACCACCGGGGCACTGCGGCTCGGCACCCACATCGTGGTACGCGATTCCGTGGCACCCCGGACCGGCAGACCGTTCCGCAAGTGA
- a CDS encoding hydroxyacid dehydrogenase: MSTGLLDDVFPPAVRSRLEETAELLDPAVISEFDSPAAARALSAAEVLLTGWGCPPVDPALLDRAPALRAVVHAAGTVKTFLSPAAFDRGIVVSSAAAANAVPVAEYTLAAIIMGAKRVFPLAGLYRARRTHRTAADLDRHHWLGTHGLTVGVVGASRIGRRVIELLRMALDAEILLHDPYVSAAEAALLGVTPADLDTLVATSDVVSLHAPDTPETRNMIDARRIGLMRPGTLLVNTARGPLVDTEALTPHLVSGRLDAVLDVTSPEPLPPGHPLWDLPNVFLTPHLAGAQGNEVGRLGALAVDELARYARGEPFGHPVHRADLGRIA, translated from the coding sequence ATGAGCACGGGGCTGCTGGACGACGTCTTCCCGCCCGCCGTCCGGTCGCGTCTCGAGGAGACCGCCGAACTGCTCGACCCGGCGGTGATCAGCGAGTTCGACTCCCCCGCCGCCGCCCGGGCGCTGTCCGCCGCAGAGGTGCTGCTGACCGGCTGGGGCTGTCCGCCCGTGGACCCGGCGCTGCTGGACCGGGCACCCGCGCTGCGGGCCGTCGTCCACGCGGCGGGCACGGTGAAAACGTTTCTGTCACCTGCCGCCTTCGACCGCGGGATCGTCGTCTCGTCGGCCGCCGCGGCCAACGCCGTGCCGGTGGCCGAGTACACCCTCGCGGCGATCATCATGGGCGCCAAGCGGGTGTTCCCGCTCGCGGGCCTCTACCGGGCCCGCCGCACCCATCGCACCGCCGCCGACCTGGACCGCCACCACTGGCTCGGCACCCATGGTCTGACCGTAGGGGTGGTCGGGGCCTCCCGCATCGGCCGCCGCGTGATCGAGCTGCTGCGGATGGCGCTGGACGCGGAGATCCTGCTGCACGACCCGTACGTGAGCGCGGCCGAGGCCGCCCTCCTCGGCGTGACCCCCGCCGACCTGGACACCCTCGTGGCGACGAGCGACGTGGTGAGCCTGCACGCCCCGGACACGCCCGAGACCCGGAACATGATCGACGCCCGGCGGATCGGCCTGATGCGCCCCGGGACGCTGCTCGTCAACACCGCGCGCGGCCCGCTCGTGGACACCGAGGCGCTCACCCCGCACCTGGTCAGCGGCCGGCTCGACGCGGTCCTCGACGTCACCTCGCCCGAGCCGCTGCCGCCCGGCCACCCCCTGTGGGACCTGCCCAACGTGTTCCTGACCCCGCACCTGGCGGGCGCCCAGGGCAACGAGGTGGGGCGGCTGGGCGCGCTCGCCGTGGACGAGCTGGCCCGGTACGCGCGGGGCGAGCCGTTCGGCCACCCTGTGCACCGGGCCGACCTGGGGAGGATCGCGTGA